In Aspergillus nidulans FGSC A4 chromosome II, a single window of DNA contains:
- a CDS encoding kinase-regulated response transcription factor srrC (transcript_id=CADANIAT00004538): MMHILVAEDNKVNQKLVTRLLQRLSCTVSIAHNGQEALDYLSASPATHHRPDVILMDTAMPVMDGIRATSILRTSLPFTVDPKIPTTPIIAMTPISLRVPGQTEEWLKRGFDDVLPKPFRLETLRMMLLYWSKRRIFPRQGTLSAPETGKVVPIPYGFLLRKGLEREWDRV; the protein is encoded by the exons ATGATGCATATCCTGGTTGCTGAAGACAA TAAGGTGAACCAAAAGCTGGTGACACGCCTCCTGCAGCGTCTCAGCTGCACCGTCTCCATCGCCCACAATGGCCAGGAAGCTCTCGACTATCTCTCAGCGTCGCCCGCTACACATCATAGGCCTGACGTTATACTCATGGAC ACAGCAATGCCTGTAATGGACGGTATCAGAGCAACAAGCATCCTCCGCACGTCACTACCTTTTACAGTAGATCCGAAAATACCTACAACCCCGATTATTGCCATGACGCCAATCAGCCTACGTGTCCCAGGCCAGACTGAAGAGTGGCTTAAAAGAGGCTTTGATGACGTCCTACCAAAACCCTTCCGACTCGAAACCCTGCGAATGATGCTCCTCTACTGGTCGAAACGGAGGATTTTTCCGAGACAGGGGACTTTGTCTGCTCCTGAGACCGGAAAAGTGGTTCCTATTCCA TATGGGTTCTTGTTGCGAAAGGGGCTAGAGCGCGAATGGGATAGAGTATAG
- a CDS encoding stearoyl-CoA 9-desaturase sdeB (transcript_id=CADANIAT00004537), with product MAGSKVVEKGSVDGAPAAKLHITELPMTWSNWYQHVNWLNCFFVLFIPLVGCIGAIWTPLRLHTAIFAIIYYFNAGLGITAGYHRLWAHCCYKATLPLQIYLALAGAGAGQGSIRWWSRGHRAHHRYTDTEKDPYSVRKGFWYSHIGWIIMKQNYKKVGRSDASDLDADPVVIWQHKNYINTALFMTLIFPTLVCGLGWGDWRGGFIYGGILRVFFIQQATNCVNSLAHWIGEQPFDDRNSPRDHVITALVTLGEGYHNFHHEFPSDYRNAIEWWQYDPTKWMIWIWKQVGLAYDLKQFRANEIEKGRLQQMQKKVDARRAALDWGVPLKELPVFSWDEFIAESANRALVAIGGVIHDVSDFIKEHPGGKTFISSAVGKDATAMFNGGVYQHSNAAHNLLAMKRVGVVRGGGEVEIWKDAKQPSKVSFPEMVRAGEQITRRTVPVLDRS from the exons ATGGCAGGCTCGAAAGTGGTGGAGAAAGGTTCAGTCGACGGCGCTCCGGCCGCAAAACTACACATTACTGAGCTACCTATGACATGGTCAAACTGGTATCAGCACGTCAACTGGCTAAATTGCTTCTTTGTTCTCTTCATTCCTCTTGTCGGATGTATAGGGGCTATCTGGACTCCATTGCGGTTGCATACAGCCATATTTGCAATTATTTATTACTTCAATGCCGGGCTCGGTATCACGGCGG GGTACCACCGCCTCTGGGCCCATTGTTGCTACAAAGCCACCCTCCCACTACAGATCTACCTCGCCCTTGCTGGTGCGGGAGCTGGTCAAGGCTCAATCCGATGGTGGTCCCGCGGCCACCGAGCACACCACCGCTATACAGACACCGAAAAGGACCCGTACTCTGTCCGGAAAGGGTTCTGGTACTCGCACATCGGCTGGATTATCATGAAGCAGAACTATAAGAAGGTCGGGCGGTCGGACGCGTCAGACCTCGACGCTGATCCGGTGGTGATCTGGCAGCATAAGAACTATATCAACACTGCACTGTTCATGACTCTCATCTTCCCGACATTGGTCTGTGGACTTGGATGGGGCGATTGGCGCGGCGGGTTTATCTACGGGGGGATTTTGCGAGTGTTCTTTATCCAGCAGGCGACAAATTGCGTGAACTCGCTGGCGCACTGGATAGGCGAGCAGCCGTTCGATGATCGCAATTCGCCGCGGGACCATGTCATCACGGCACTGGTAACTCTGGGCGAAGGGTATCATAATTTCCACCACGAGTTCCCGTCTGACTACCGGAATGCCATTGAATGGTGGCAGTATGACCCGACGAAATGGATgatctggatctggaaaCAGGTCGGGCTGGCATACGACTTGAAGCAGTTCAGGGCGAATGAAATCGAGAAGggaaggctgcagcagatgcagaagaaggtgGACGCTCGACGGGCGGCGCTGGATTGGGGAGTTCCACTGAAGGAGCTCCCTGTCTTTAGCTGGGACGAGTTCATTGCTGAGTCCGCGAACCGAGCCCTGGTTGCAATTGGGGGTGTTATTCATGATGTCTCGGATTTCATAAAGGAGCACCCGGGTGGAAAGACATTCATTTCGTCCGCGGTCGGTAAGGATGCAACAGCCATGTTCAACGGCGGTGTTTATCAACATTCAAATGCTGCGCATAACTTGCTCGCAATGAAGCGGGTTGGCGTGGTTCGTGGCGGAGGTGAGGTTGAGATCTGGAAGGACGCAAAGCAGCCTTCGAAAGTGAGCTTTCCAGAAATGGTTCGTGCTGGAGAGCAAATAACAAGAAGGACTGTGCCGGTGCTTGATAGATCGTAG
- a CDS encoding putative zinc knuckle transcription factor (CnjB) (transcript_id=CADANIAT00004539) → MPWHAGDGWGGGSDENREDEDNAEVLANGFLVTIMSGFLLSLSNHTKAECHKPRVFKGSCRICNQEGHPAAECPDRPPDVCRTVNKRTSNCTENRKFGLNRIPDMLPERAWELLRKASYDRDLEGFREGLKIYSKAVPNATFADIEEKMRAESFNIYLIAMERQTSDCISLISLQGKLNCTYIVGLFYSPRPQRANLRECWPPSVEENIERLRDASLPYERQIPKCSNCGEMGHSSRSCKEERVVIERVEVNVLTAANPDTALMIANNLVWH, encoded by the exons ATGCCTTGGCATGCAGGTGACGGCTGGGGAGGTGGTTCCGATGAAAAcagagaagacgaagacaatgCGGAGGTGCTGGCCAATGGGTTCCTGGTGACAATCATG TCTGGCTTCCTCCTGAGTCTCTCTAATCACACAAAAGCCGAGTGCCATAAGCCTCGTGTCTTTAAGGGTTCCTGCCGTATCTGCAACCAGGAGGGTCACCCGGCTGCCGAGTGCCCTGATCGGCCTCCTGACGTTTGCAGGACTGTCAACAAGAGG ACCTCAAACTGCACTGAGAACCGCAAATTCGGTCTCAACCGCATCCCCGACATGCTACCTGAGCGAGCATGGGAACTTCTCAGGAAGGCAAGCTATGATCGAGATTTGGAAGGCTTCCGCGAG GGGCTTAAGATATACTCAAAGGCCGTTCCGAATGCTACATTCGCTGACATCGAAGAAAAGATGCGCGCTGAATCATTCAATATCTACCTCATTGCCATG GAAAGGCAGACGTCCGATTGTATCAGCCTTATCAGCCTCCAGGGAAAGTTGAACTGCACCTACATCGTCGGACTCTTCTACAGCCCCAGGCCCCAGAGAGCAAACCTTCGTGAATGCTGGCCTCCATCAGTTGAGGAGAATATTGAGCGCCTTAGAGATGCTAGTCTTCCTTATGAACGACAGATTCCCAAATGTAGCAACTGCGGTG AAATGGGGCACAGCTCTCGCAGTTGCAAGGAGGAACGAGTCGTGATCGAGCGTGTGGAAGTCAATGTGTTAACTGCAGCGAACCCGGACACCGCGCTCATGATTGCAAACAACCTCGTGTGGCACTAG
- a CDS encoding uncharacterized protein (transcript_id=CADANIAT00004540), whose amino-acid sequence MVKAELIRRTNKKLDNRVADVLPNIQTPTECTAQVEYRFAAKRQRKADTHKFSDAQMPVRCAAHQASEIQGGISELGYQRDSPENTEGGNCSHIEHYGSCGNGCDGDAGNTKLTTKPHKKVSWNLTGNISAPLQSSVAPLLPAQHLQSAAVPDTLPQQDLSTSSKPLSALEMAESAIFVQKTNFVALGDTPIGCHEQPQTDTSRLSVTSSGSRSQEEFVTPTVSENTLKEHHERIQELPTVFPAQQDADLGEGKINDMEDLASTDADPNARIQELEDCVVAQALKLVSQAKEIKSLVETVNELRGTIQSSSGKGYRPCKRSKEYTDEKIFEPQKDENRDPRLI is encoded by the exons ATGGTCAAAGCAGAGCTAATACGCCGCACGAACAAGAAGTTAGACAACAGGGTTGCGGACGTTCTTCCCAATATCCAGACGCCGACTGAGTGTACGGCGCAAGTAGAATACAGATTTGCAGCAAAACGTCAACGCAAAGCGGATACCCACAAATTCTCTGACGCGCAGATGCCGGTGAGATGCGCCGCACATCAGGCATCTGAAATCCAGGGCGGAATTTCCGAACTCGGCTACCAGAGAGATTCTCCGGAAAATACTGAGGGTGGGAACTGCAGTCATATTGAGCATTATGGGTCGTGTGGGAATGGATGTGACGGCGACGCTGGAAACACAAAGTTAACAACTAAG cctcataaAAAGGTATCCTGGAACCTTACGGGAAACATCTCAGCACCTCTCCAAAGCTCCGTGGCCCCATTACTTCCGGCCCAACACCTACAATCAGCTGCGGTTCCTGACACATTACCACAGCAAGACCTGTCTACCAGCTCCAAACCACTCAGTGCACTGGAGATGGCAGAAAGCGCAATATTTGTACAAAAAACTAACTTTGTAGCATTGGGCGATACGCCGATCGGCTGCCATGAACAACCCCAGACAGACACTTCCCGTCTTTCGGTGACGTCCAGCGGTAGCCGCAGTCAGGAAGAATTTGTCACTCCCACAGTCTCTGAGAACACCCTGAAAGAACATCATGAACGAATCCAGGAGCTTCCAACAGTTTTTCCAGCTCAGCAAGATGCCGACCTCGGCGAAGGAAAGATCAATGATATGGAGGACCTCGCTAGCACGGACGCGGACCCAAATGCACGAAttcaggagctggaagactGTGTAGTGGCTCAGGCTCTGAAGTTAGTATCCCAGGCCAAGGAAATAAAGAGCCTTGTGGAAACCGTTAACGAGCTCCGTGGGACAATCCAGAGTTCCTCGGGCAAGGGATACAGGCCTTGCAAACGGAGCAAGGAATATACAGATGAGAAGATATTCGAACCTCAGAAGGATGAAAATCGTGACCCGCGGTTGATTTGA
- a CDS encoding uncharacterized protein (transcript_id=CADANIAT00004542): MPTLVVRAFIILYALASVKIKNHWYLGEARRSSSAHSSPTPNSGATVPALLIGIVLGPYAARFLDASEWGSAVWGQQDAITLGLCRVVIGVQLVIVGFQLPAKYQIHRWKEMLICLMPNMALMWLCTSACILLAIPRLNLSPADVQGQLSALVLGSCVTSTDPILSQAIAKGPFADRYVARDLREIISSEAGANDGFGFPFLMLATYLLRYTQGDPAHNPDQDEIEHRSISLYTRAGQVGHQDGGLTKAMEMWVVETWCYYVVMGAVYGAVVGYAGMHALRFALRRKWVDGESYLLFPAALGLFTIGTCGVIGTNDLLACFSAGTALNWDGAYLSETEARHDEVNPSIDVLLNFAGFMYIGAVIPWADFHQPETTGITYPRLILLGFMVLLFRRIPSLLVLWKLMPKVCTSWKEALFMGYFGPIGIGGIFYAEHASHLFPEDGEGSAVETTLIRALKPIIHGLSIPVLSIAYKILNVPHQIDPLGPAEVRPLSRNAHLPPNSTVNTKQHSILMYNRFSRSKFPGAGVGMGWGLPHFQSVEERDREESKKRGLWGDSFYLTTGSEDSEGSGHGPVGEKGWGLGGGAIGGKRFEIRPAHVVPSVAYRGIAFKQFFELNVTSGKSMAKNMFTVFQSRKSMYENPGTKVKEHDLQQGPGNTPPARHLHLATNANATAGESQLIHSYASRAPPTATDQATHAA, from the exons ATGCCAACGTTGGTTGTGA GGGCGTTTATTATCCTCTATGCACTAGCCTCTGTGAAGATAAAGAACCACTGGTATCTCGGCGAAGCACGTAGGTCTTCATCAGCCCATTCCAGTCCCACACCTAACTCGGGCGCGACAGTGCCAGCTCTGCTAATAGGAATTGTTCTCGGGCCATACGCTGCTCGTTTCTTGGACGCATCAGAATGGGGTTCTGCAGTATGGGGTCAGCAAGACGCAATTACCTTG GGTCTCTGCCGCGTAGTGATCGGTGTTCAGTTGGTGATTGTGGGATTCCAGCTCCCAGCCAAGTACCAGATCCAcaggtggaaggagatgctgatctGCCTTATGCCGAATATGGCCTTGATGTGGCTCTGCACGTCGGCGTGTATTCTGCTGGCGATTCCACGCTTGAATCTT TCTCCGGCTGACGTACAGGGCCAGCTAAGCGCCCTGGTCCTAGGGTCGTGCGTCACATCCACCGATCCCATCCTCTCGCAGGCCATCGCAAAAGGTCCGTTTGCAGATCGCTACGTCGCCCGTGATCTGCGTGAAATCATATCCTCGGAAGCTGGCGCAAATGATGGGTTTGGCTTTCCGTTTTTGATGCTCGCAACTTATTTACTGCGGTATACGCAGGGGGATCCTGCCCATAATCCCGATCAGGACGAGATTGAGCACCGTTCTATCTCTCTGTATACCCGGGCGGGCCAGGTAGGTCACCAGGATGGAGGGCTGACCAAGGCGATGGAAATGTGGGTGGTGGAGACGTGGTGCTACTATGTGGTTATGGGCGCGGTGTATGGTGCTGTTGTTGGCTATGCCGGTATGCATGCATTGAGGTTTGCGTTAAGGAG AAAATGGGTAGATGGGGAGAGTTACCTGTTATTCCCCGCCGCATTAGGT TTGTTTACCATCGGAACCTGCGGCGTAATCGGAACAAACGACCTCCTGGCATGCTTCTCAGCTGGCACAGCACTGAACTGGGACGGAGCCTATCTGTCCGAAACGGAAGCGCGCCACGACGAAGTCAATCCCAGCATCGACGTGCTCCTCAATTTCGCTGGGTTTATGTACATTGGTGCCGTCATCCCATGGGCGGACTTCCACCAGCCAGAGACAACGGGAATTACGTATCCGCGGCTCATTCTGCTGGGTTTCATGGTTCTTTTGTTTCGGCGCATACCCAGCTTGCTTGTCCTGTGGAAGTTGATGCCCAAGGTCTGTACGAGCTGGAAGGAGGCGCTGTTTATGGGGTATTTCGGGCCGATTG GAATTGGCGGCATCTTCTACGCTGAGCACGCGAGCCACTTATTTCccgaggatggagagggcAGCGCAGTAGAAACGACTCTCATTCGCGCTCTGAAACCAA TAATCCATGGTCTTTCCATCCCAGTTCTCAGCATCGCGTACAAAATCCTGAATGTTCCGCACCAAATCGACCCACTAGGCCCAGCCGAAGTGCGCCCGCTCAGCCGCAATGCACACCTCCCTCCAAACAGCACGGTAAATACCAAGCAGCATTCAATACTCATGTACAACCGGTTCTCGAGGAGCAAATTCCCTGGTGCCGGGGTTGGGATGGGGTGGGGGCTGCCGCATTTTCAGAGCGTAGAGGAGAGGGATCGCGAGGAGTCCAAGAAGAGGGGGCTGTGGGGGGATAGCTTTTATCTCACTACGGGATCTGAAGATAGTGAAGGTTCAGGGCATGGCCCAGTTGGCGAGAAGGGTTGGGGGCTCGGTGGGGGCGCGATTGGGGGAAAGAGGTTTGAGATTAGGCCTGCGCATGTTGTTCCG AGCGTTGCCTATAGA GGAATCGCCTTTAAGCAGTTCTTCGAGTTGAATGTGACAAGCGGCAAATCCATGGCCAAAAATATGTTTACTGTATTTCA AAGCCGTAAAAGCATGTACGAAAACCCCGGGACTAAAGTCAAAGAGCACGATCTCCAGCAAGGCCCCGGTAatactcctccagctcgTCACCTCCATCTTGCCACCAACGCGAATGCAACCGCTGGAGAGTCTCAGCTCATTCACTCTTACGCATCGCGAGCTCCTCCGACTGCAACTGACCAGGCGACCCATGCAGCATAA
- a CDS encoding uncharacterized protein (transcript_id=CADANIAT00004541), translating to MSSLNSCEACTHRGLFCSGGPQAAIRVFEVALSAPPKTTAIVLSSLSRHDFISMQYLRENEVIRAPQVAH from the exons ATGTCCTCCCTCAACTCCTGCGAAGCCTGCACCCACCGCGGCCTGTTCTGCAGCGGAGGGCCCCAGGCTGCTATTCGTGTCTTCGAGGTGGCTTTATCTGCGCCGCCAAAAACTACCGCGATTGTCCTGTCGTCTCTCAGCCGGCATGA TTTCATCTCTATGCAATATCTCCGCGAAAACGAAGTCATCCGCGCACCACAGGTTGCGCATTAG